The Rhodanobacteraceae bacterium genomic sequence ATGGGCGTGGCCAAGGACGGCTCGCACAAACCGGGCTACACGCAGGGCATCGACATCCTGGCCAGGCTCACCGTGCTGGCCGAAGGCTGCCGCGGCAGCGTCAGCAAGACACTGATCGCGAAATACGGGCTCGACCAGGACTGCGATCCGCAAACCTACGGCATCGGCCTGAAGGAGTTGTGGCAATTGCCCGCGGGCCGCGTGCAGCCCGGCCATATCACCCACACCATCGGCTGGCCGCTGGATTCGAAAACCTACGGCGGCAGTTTCATCTACCAACTGGACAAGGACCGCATCGCGATCGGCTTCGTCGCGGGGCTGGATTATTCCGACCCGCTGTTCCGGCCGTGGGAAGCGTTCCAGCAACTGAAGGCCCACGCGCGGATCGCGCCGCTTTTGGAAGGCGGGCAGATCGTGTCCGCCGGCGCGCGCGCGCTGATCGAGGGCGGCATCCAGTCGCTGCCGAAAGTCGAAATGCCGGGCGCGCTGCTGATCGGCGACGCGGCGGGCCTGATGAACGTGCCCAAGATCAAGGGCACGCACCAGGCGATCCGTTCGGGCATGCTGGCGGCCGAACACTTCGCGGAAACCCAGTCCGGAGCGGGTTTCGATGCGCGCCTGCGCGCATCGAACATCGCGAAGGAATTGCACAAGGTGCGCAACATCCGCCCCGGTTTCCACGGCGGATTGTGGCGCGGGTTGTTCAATGCCGCGTGGGAAACCGCGACCGTCGGCCTGTCGCCATGGACGCTGAAGAACCACGCCGACTGGTCGTCGCTGGACAAGCTCGATCAGCCGGCGACGAAGGCAAACCGTCCCGGACCGAATGCAACCTCGCCGCGCGAGCCCGGCTGGATCGAACGCACACTGCCGCCACGCGACCGCCTCGCCGGCGTGTATTTCGCCGCGACCGAACACGACGAGGACCAGCCGGTGCACCTGAAGGTGCCGGACACCTCGATTTGCGTGGAACGCTGCACCATCGAATACGGCAATCCATGCACGCGTTTCTGCCCCGCCGCCGTGTACGAAATGGTCGAGGACAGAGGCAGCGACGGCAGCACGTCGCTGCGCCTGCAGATCAATTCCGCCAACTGCGTGCACTGCAAGACCTGCGACATCAAGGACCCCTACGAGAACATCATCTGGACCACGCCCGAAGGCGGTTCCGGGCCGAACTACCAGAACCTGTAATTTCGCCTGGAGGAACGGCTAGACTCCCCGGACCACACCGAGGAGGGTCGGTCATGCGTTCCACACGTTTCGCCGTGGTCCCCGGTTGCATCCTTGCACTCGCACTGGCCGCGCCGGCATCTGCCCAACGCGCGGCCGATCCACTGGCACCGCTCGGGGTGGGCGCACCGCCACGCACCGCCCCGGTCAAGCCGGT encodes the following:
- a CDS encoding Electron transfer flavoprotein-ubiquinone oxidoreductase, coding for MSERETMEYDVVVVGAGPSGLAFAIRLKQLKPGTRVCVIEKASTVGAQILSGAVIEPAPLDALLPKWRDNPPPICVPAAHDEFLLLRDAKRALKLPTPPQMHNAGNFIVSLGALCAWLAPQAEALGVDVFPGFAAADAVFDANGAVAGVRIGDMGVAKDGSHKPGYTQGIDILARLTVLAEGCRGSVSKTLIAKYGLDQDCDPQTYGIGLKELWQLPAGRVQPGHITHTIGWPLDSKTYGGSFIYQLDKDRIAIGFVAGLDYSDPLFRPWEAFQQLKAHARIAPLLEGGQIVSAGARALIEGGIQSLPKVEMPGALLIGDAAGLMNVPKIKGTHQAIRSGMLAAEHFAETQSGAGFDARLRASNIAKELHKVRNIRPGFHGGLWRGLFNAAWETATVGLSPWTLKNHADWSSLDKLDQPATKANRPGPNATSPREPGWIERTLPPRDRLAGVYFAATEHDEDQPVHLKVPDTSICVERCTIEYGNPCTRFCPAAVYEMVEDRGSDGSTSLRLQINSANCVHCKTCDIKDPYENIIWTTPEGGSGPNYQNL